The Zygosaccharomyces rouxii strain CBS732 chromosome A complete sequence genome window below encodes:
- the RHO3 gene encoding Rho family GTPase RHO3 (highly similar to uniprot|Q00245 Saccharomyces cerevisiae YIL118W RHO3 Non-essential small GTPase of the Rho/Rac subfamily of Ras-like proteins involved in the establishment of cell polarity GTPase activity positively regulated by the GTPase activating protein (GAP) Rgd1p) — protein MGMLCGSSSSQSSKKPIERKIVILGDGACGKTSLLNVFTRGYFPKVYEPTVFENYIHDIFVDNRHITLSLWDTAGQEEFDRLRSLSYSDTDVIMLCFSLDSRDSLMNVQHKWVGEIADHCEGVKLVLVALKCDLRRAEPENTAITPNLIHQQRTEQSRSDLEQNISGINSTQNGDVISYEEGVAMAKKIGALRYLECSAKFNKGVNEAFTEATRVVMNSEPRNKETREQEESSGSRCTIM, from the coding sequence ATGGGAATGTTATGTGGATCATCATCTAGTCAATCTTCCAAGAAACCGATTGAAAGGAAGATTGTGATATTGGGGGATGGTGCATGTGGTAAGACCTCATTACTGAATGTTTTCACCAGAGGTTATTTCCCCAAAGTCTATGAACCAacagtttttgaaaattacATCCACGATATCTTTGTTGATAATAGACATATCACACTTTCACTCTGGGATACAGCTggacaagaagaatttgatagatTACGATCACTTTCTTACTCAGACACAGATGTGATAATGCTTTGTTTCAGTTTGGACTCAAGAGACTCATTGATGAACGTACAGCACAAATGGGTGGGAGAAATTGCAGATCATTGTGAAGGCGTTAAATTAGTTTTAGTGGCATTAAAATGTGATTTGCGTCGAGCAGAACCCGAAAACACTGCGATTACACCAAATTTAATTCACCAACAGCGAACTGAGCAATCCAGATCAGATTTGGAACAAAATATTAGTGGAATTAACTCGACTCAAAATGGCGATGTAATTAGTTATGAAGAGGGAGTTGCCATGGctaaaaaaattggtgcATTGAGGTATTTGGAATGCAGTGCGAAATTCAACAAGGGAGTTAATGAAGCATTCACAGAGGCAACAAGAGTTGTTATGAATAGCGAACCAAGGAATAAAGAAACCagagaacaagaagaaagcaGCGGCTCACGTTGCACAATTATGTAA
- the HIS5 gene encoding histidinol-phosphate transaminase (highly similar to uniprot|P07172 Saccharomyces cerevisiae YIL116W HIS5 Histidinol-phosphate aminotransferase catalyzes the seventh step in histidine biosynthesis responsive to general control of amino acid biosynthesis mutations cause histidine auxotrophy and sensitivity to Cu Co and Ni salts) → MTFDLTKIVRPKIYNLEPYRCARDDFKDGVLLDANENPHGPTQPGLEGSGLNRYPDPHQLAFKTAMANFRNGENHQYKDLPQPLTAENLCLGVGSDESIDAIIRACCVPAKEKILVLPPTYSMYSVCAHINDVEIVKCPLITSDNSFQANTDEVIKTAQNDPSIKLIFITSPGNPTGAKVETSRIEKILQNWDRGMVVVDEAYIDFCGGSTAPLVTKYPNLCVLQTLSKSFGLAGIRLGITFASKEMARVLNSMKAPYNISSLASEYALRAVQPDNLKVMKQLSLENKSQQHRLVKELTSLPNVHKEPIGGLDANFILLRIGNGDGDNDLAKKLYYKLATESGVVVRYRGSELGCTGCLRITVGTKEENDKLVKEFAKLLTQLTSN, encoded by the coding sequence ATGACCTTTGATTTAACTAAAATCGTTAGACCTAAGATTTACAATCTAGAACCATATCGTTGCGCAAGAGACGATTTTAAGGATGGTGTCCTATTGGACGCAAATGAGAACCCTCATGGTCCTACGCAACCAGGTCTTGAAGGATCTGGATTGAACAGATATCCTGATCCTCACCAACTTGCATTCAAGACTGCAATGGCTAATTTTCGTAATGGTGAAAATCACCAGTACAAAGACTTACCACAGCCATTGACGGCAGAGAATTTATGCCTTGGTGTTGGATCTGATGAAAGTATTGATGCCATCATTAGAGCTTGTTGCGTTCCTGCAAAGGAGAAGATTTTGGTCCTACCACCAACCTATTCCATGTACTCAGTTTGTGCCCATATTAACGATGTTGAAATAGTTAAATGTCCATTGATTACCAGTGATAACTCATTCCAGGCCAACACAGACGAAGTCATCAAAACTGCTCAAAACGATCCTTCCATTAAATTGATTTTCATCACTTCTCCTGGTAATCCAACAGGTGCTAAAGTGGAAACCTCtagaattgagaaaatccTACAGAATTGGGACCGTGGGATGGTCGTTGTCGATGAAGCTTACATCGACTTCTGTGGCGGTTCTACAGCTCCATTAGTTACCAAATATCCAAACCTCTGCGTATTACAGAcattatccaaatcttttggtCTTGCGGGTATTAGGTTGGGTATTACTTTTGCCTCCAAAGAAATGGCTCGTGTTTTAAATTCGATGAAGGCCCCTTATAACATTTCATCTTTGGCTTCTGAGTACGCATTGAGAGCTGTCCAACCAGATAATCTGAAAGTAATGAAACAACTGTCACTCGAAAATAAAAGCCAGCAACACCGTCTGGTCAAGGAACTGACATCCTTGCCCAACGTCCATAAGGAACCTATTGGTGGTCTTGACGCCAATTTTATCTTGTTAAGAATTGGcaatggtgatggtgataacGATTTGGCAAAAAAGCTATATTACAAATTAGCTACCGAATCTGGTGTTGTTGTTAGATACAGAGGTAGCGAATTAGGTTGTACTGGTTGTTTGAGAATCACAGTCGGTACTAAGGAGGAAAACGACAAGTTGGTTAAGGAGTTTGCTAAATTATTGACTCAATTGACTTCAAATTAG
- the ARP5 gene encoding actin-related protein ARP5 (highly similar to uniprot|P53946 Saccharomyces cerevisiae YNL059C ARP5 Nuclear actin-related protein involved in chromatin remodeling component of chromatin-remodeling enzyme complexes), whose amino-acid sequence MSRDNSLPPLRVRVLEDPPLRDQPEPFQDQSSYNPNVPIAIDFGSSKLRAGYVNDPNPSHIFPNRLTRYRDRKLAKTMTFIGNDTSLDQAVRVQAKSAFDGPLVTNWDYVEDTLEYTFNHLGVAANGGISNPLVINERLATIQSQRANWYQILFECFDVPGVTFGIDSLFGFYHNSGPNSTGLVIGCGNEDTNVIPVVDGKGVLTESKRINWGGNQATEYLTNLMSLKYPYFPTKLSPFQYKTMYEDYCYVSQSYDEELEKYLSLDNLETNNVVLEAPFTEVVQPQKTEEELRLQAEKRKESGKRLQEQAKQKRVERMIQKEEELQYYTQVREQLKDQPKKKVLSILQNSGFDDERDFKKYVYNLERSLKKSQSTELEDGEEDDQDTENKFELLNVPDEQLNEEQLKEKRKQKILKASQDARNKAKEEKERAAQIEEKKRLQDEQWRENDLTSWIKDKHQKLNKLISQRKERIKMRDEMKDRKSQMSQSRMKNLATLAEDSGRGGSKRTRQQATIDNDPNDTFGANDEDWMVYSDISQSPEALEELIEDQYKEIVALERVLLEFDPNFTEEDTLDAQYDWRNSVLHLFLRGPRPHDGESIHHQHQMHMNIERIRVPEVLFQPNMGGEDQAGIPELCETLLLRKFGSTQRQLSDVSTSMAQNVWITGGNAKLPGLRERIVKEFSEFLPSGSPFSIRKSQDPSLDAWRGMAKLAQNTEDFKHGYITKQEYLEYGPEYIKEHNLGNVHYFE is encoded by the coding sequence ATGTCAAGAGATAATTCGCTACCACCATTAAGAGTTAGAGTTCTTGAAGATCCCCCGTTAAGGGATCAGCCAGAACCATTTCAAGACCAATCCTCATACAATCCAAATGTACCTATTGCCATTGATTTTGGCTCAAGTAAGCTAAGAGCAGGTTATGTTAATGATCCAAATCCTTCTCACATTTTTCCTAATCGACTTACAAGGTATAGAGACCGTAAGCTGGCAAAAACTATGACATTCATCGGTAACGATACAAGTTTGGACCAAGCGGTTCGAGTACAGGCCAAAAGTGCATTTGACGGTCCATTAGTGACTAATTGGGATTACGTGGAGGATACTTTGGAATATACTTTCAACCATCTAGGAGTTGCGGCAAATGGTGGGATTTCTAACCCTTTAGTTATCAATGAAAGATTGGCTACTATTCAATCCCAGAGAGCCAATTGGTATCAAATTCTATTTGAATGCTTTGATGTTCCTGGCGTAACTTTTGGTATTGATAGTCTCTTTGGGTTCTACCACAACAGCGGTCCCAATTCTACAGGTCTTGTCATTGGATGCGGTAATGAAGATACAAACGTAATACCGGTGGTTGACGGCAAAGGAGTTTTAACAGAGTCCAAGAGGATTAATTGGGGTGGTAATCAAGCCACAGAATATTTGACAAACTTGATGTCTCTGAAATATCCCTATTTCCCAACAAAACTTTCACCTTTTCAATATAAAACCATGTATGAGGACTATTGTTATGTTTCTCAATCTTATGACGAGGAATTAGAGAAATACCTTTCATTGGATAATCTGGAAACTAATAATGTAGTCCTAGAAGCTCCATTTACAGAAGTCGTACAGCCTCAAAAGACTGAAGAGGAACTAAGACTACAGGcagaaaagagaaaggaaaGTGGGAAAAGATTACAAGAGCAGGCTAAACAGAAAAGAGTGGAGAGGATGATTCAAAAGGAGGAAGAACTTCAGTATTATACTCAAGTGAGAGAGCAATTAAAGGATCAACCCAAGAAAAAAGTATTGTCAATCTTGCAAAATTCAGGGTTCGACGATGAAAgagattttaaaaaatatgtatacaatttggaaaggtCACTCAAAAAATCTCAATCgacagaattggaagatggcgaagaagatgatcaAGATACAGAAAATAAATTTGAACTGTTGAACGTCCCAGACGAACAATTAAATGAGGAACAACTGAAGGAAAAAAGGAAGCAGAAAATCTTGAAAGCTAGTCAAGACGCTAGAAATAAGGCCAAAGAGGAGAAAGAGAGGGCTGCgcaaattgaagaaaaaaaaaggctCCAAGATGAACAATGGCGTGAAAACGATTTAACAAGTTGGATTAAGGACAAGCATCAAAAGCTTAATAAATTAATCTCACAGAGGAAAGAAAGGATTAAGATGCGTgatgaaatgaaagatAGAAAATCACAAATGTCTCAAAGcagaatgaaaaatttagcCACTTTGGCTGAGGATAGTGGCCGCGGTGGTTCCAAGAGGACAAGACAACAAGCTACCATCGACAATGACCCTAACGATACATTTGGTGCTAACGATGAAGACTGGATGGTTTACAGCGACATAAGCCAATCACCAGAAGCTctagaagaattgatagaAGATCAATATAAAGAAATCGTAGCGTTGGAAAGGGTCCTATTAGAGTTCGACCCCAATTTcactgaagaagatacGCTAGATGCTCAATACGATTGGAGAAATTCCGTATTACATCTATTCCTGAGGGGACCTCGTCCTCATGATGGTGAAAGtattcatcaccaacatcaAATGCATATGAACATTGAACGTATAAGAGTTCCCGAAGTTTTATTCCAGCCGAATATGGGTGGTGAAGATCAAGCTGGTATTCCTGAATTATGTGAAACTTTACTCCTGAGAAAATTCGGATCTACCCAACGCCAATTGAGCGATGTTAGCACATCAATGGCTCAAAATGTTTGGATTACTGGTGGTAACGCTAAACTTCCAGGTTTAAGGGAAAGGATCGTCAAGGAATTTTCAGAGTTCTTACCATCAGGATCACCCTTCTCCATAAGGAAGTCACAAGATCCTTCCCTAGATGCTTGGAGAGGTATGGCAAAATTGGCTCAAAATACCGAAGACTTTAAACACGGTTACATTACGAAGCAAGAATATTTAGAGTATGGTCCCGAATACATTAAGGAACATAATCTGGGGAACGTTCACTATTTTGAGTAA
- a CDS encoding uncharacterized protein (some similarities with uniprot|P53947 Saccharomyces cerevisiae YNL058C), whose amino-acid sequence MAGHTVVQRALPNIASGSFAQSASKTSSHTSKTSYSAVVTPPSSDGNPNVWRANHLPDGLIYIIVGGTAAAIFAFIILWYAVARYMSRRVAKKTMYETNIQWRDTPSSGLYDHGDEKELYQSLVDHSDKNDARPKKSLIGLLGGGNGLGSSTSYDTVADADMDDDLIGGGYQERFNPVQDFVPSHFPRSSLFISPTLEVAQQNQQSKSVGRTNHFQNLSVTSLPSASESSSNLLDRPERTASPERKPKAYGRYHQRNRSSVGVSDHSHSRSHSRSKSASSFEMPNVNNNNKKHGTTPSRFLNNLLEGNDDGTT is encoded by the coding sequence ATGGCAGGACATACAGTGGTACAGAGGGCATTGCCCAATATAGCGTCAGGATCGTTTGCGCAATCAGCATCGAAGACCTCGAGTCATACTTCCAAAACTTCATATTCTGCTGTAGTGACACCACCTTCTTCTGATGGGAACCCAAACGTTTGGAGGGCAAATCACTTACCAGATGGATTAATTTATATCATCGTTGGTGGGACTGCTGCTGCCATATTTGCATTCATAATACTCTGGTATGCTGTTGCAAGATATATGTCCCGTAGAGTCGCTAAAAAGACGATGTATGAGACTAATATTCAATGGAGAGATACCCCCAGTAGTGGACTTTACGATCATGGCgatgaaaaagaattatACCAGTCGTTAGTGGACCATTctgataaaaatgatgcaagaccaaagaaatctttaattGGCCTTCTGGGTGGTGGTAACGGCCTTGGATCTTCTACTTCTTACGACACTGTAGCAGATGCAGATATGGATGATGATCTAATAGGAGGAGGATATCAAGAGAGGTTTAATCCTGTGCAAGATTTCGTACCGAGCCATTTCCCACGGTCTTCATTGTTTATTTCACCAACGCTGGAGGTCGCTCAACAAAATCAGCAATCCAAGAGTGTGGGACGTACGAATCATTTCCAGAATTTATCGGTAACGTCATTACCATCAGCTTCTGAGAGTTCGAGTAACCTCTTGGACAGACCCGAAAGGACAGCATCGCCTGAAAGAAAACCAAAGGCCTACGGCAGATACCATCAAAGAAATAGGTCGTCGGTTGGAGTCTCGGATCATTCCCACTCCCGTTCTCACTCTCGTTCTAAATCAGCCTCCAGTTTTGAAATGCCAAATgttaataacaataacaagAAACATGGCACTACACCTTCAAGATTCCTCAATAATTTACTGGAAGGTAACGACGACGGGACCACATAG
- the OCA2 gene encoding Oca2p (highly similar to uniprot|P53949 Saccharomyces cerevisiae YNL056W Cytoplasmic protein required for replication of Brome mosaic virus in S. cerevisiae which is a model system for studying replication of positive- strand RNA viruses in their natural hosts), which produces MLYYKILLYYRIYLKPMMYIPPLNFSPVVSTDVSLYRSGYPMPLNYPFIRDQLHLRTIIHVGDKQDLSPEYAEFLEQGNIQFHNIYMDSCRDDGFKDRMNQILEIVLNVDNYPMLIHSGKGKHRVGTVVGIIRKLLQGWSIAGIYQEYDIFSGGLKGEADLEFITMFETSLFIRKDKIPGFVTSVTT; this is translated from the coding sequence ATGCTATACTACAAAATCCTACTATACTACCGCATATATCTCAAACCTATGATGTACATACCACCTCTAAACTTTTCACCAGTGGTTAGTACCGATGTCAGCCTATATAGATCTGGATATCCAATGCCTCTAAACTACCCATTCATAAGGGACCAATTGCATCTTAGAACGATTATCCATGTTGGTGATAAACAAGATCTGTCGCCGGAATATGCAGAGTTTTTAGAGCAAGGGAACATTCAGTTCCACAATATCTACATGGATTCATGCAGGGATGACGGATTCAAAGATAGAATGAACCAAATTTTAGAAATTGTACTAAATGTCGATAACTATCCAATGCTAATTCACTCCGGCAAGGGGAAACATAGAGTTGGTACCGTTGTAGGTATTATAAGAAAATTACTGCAAGGTTGGTCAATCGCAGGCATTTATCAAGAATATGACATTTTTTCCGGTGGGCTCAAAGGTGAAGCAGATCTTGAGTTCATCACCATGTTCGAAACTAGCTTATTCATTCGGAAGGATAAAATACCGGGCTTTGTCACTTCTGTCACAACGTGA